A portion of the Hyalangium minutum genome contains these proteins:
- a CDS encoding TetR/AcrR family transcriptional regulator has translation MAARKKTSSQSKPSYHHGDLRRALIEASLALISEKGFSALTLREVARRAGVTHAAPYRHFADKEALLAAVAEEGFRSMASEMRERMDTETRPTERLLACGVAYVLFAVRHPAHFRVMFGPHFNKPSDHEEMSKEGTHSFGLLMQSIIQGQQAGELRQGEPLPLALMVCSQVHGLASLLVDHQLDRPGEDTPDAEQIAIFQTRLLFEGLRRPAQNV, from the coding sequence GTGGCCGCCCGGAAGAAGACGAGCTCGCAGTCAAAGCCCAGCTACCACCATGGAGATCTGCGCCGCGCCCTCATCGAGGCGTCCCTGGCCCTCATCTCCGAGAAGGGCTTCAGCGCACTCACCCTCCGAGAAGTCGCCCGCCGCGCCGGTGTCACCCACGCCGCTCCCTATCGCCACTTCGCTGACAAGGAGGCCCTGCTCGCCGCCGTCGCCGAAGAGGGCTTCCGCTCCATGGCCTCCGAGATGCGCGAGCGCATGGACACAGAAACCCGTCCCACCGAGCGCTTGCTCGCCTGTGGGGTCGCCTACGTCCTCTTCGCCGTCCGCCACCCCGCGCACTTTCGCGTCATGTTTGGCCCCCACTTCAACAAGCCCTCCGATCATGAGGAGATGAGCAAGGAGGGGACCCACTCCTTCGGCCTGTTGATGCAGAGCATCATTCAGGGCCAGCAAGCGGGCGAGCTGCGCCAAGGCGAGCCGCTCCCCCTCGCCCTCATGGTCTGCTCTCAGGTCCACGGCCTGGCCTCGCTCCTGGTCGACCACCAGCTCGATCGGCCCGGTGAGGACACCCCCGACGCCGAGCAGATCGCCATCTTCCAGACCCGCCTGTTGTTCGAGGGACTGCGCCGCCCCGCTCAGAACGTTTGA
- a CDS encoding ribbon-helix-helix protein, CopG family — protein MNANITSNENAKPNSGKVRISLDLSPALNETLEEIMAEEHITKSELLRRAIGLLKVANDAKKRGQSLGLLDEQGKPLTLIIGV, from the coding sequence ATGAACGCCAACATTACGTCCAACGAAAACGCCAAGCCCAACTCTGGAAAAGTGCGTATCAGCCTGGACCTCTCACCGGCGCTCAATGAGACCCTTGAGGAGATCATGGCGGAAGAGCACATCACGAAAAGTGAGCTCCTCCGCCGTGCCATCGGCCTTTTGAAGGTCGCAAACGACGCCAAAAAACGGGGCCAATCCCTCGGTCTACTCGACGAGCAGGGGAAGCCTCTTACATTGATTATAGGAGTTTAG
- a CDS encoding P1 family peptidase yields the protein MPRVRARELGLPLGRFKPGKYNAITDVEGVLVGHCTLIRGEGPLRPGHGPVRTGVTAILPNNGNIFMERMTGGGFVLNGAGEVSGMTQLMEWGLVETPLMLTNTMAVGAVSDGVARYLVDRYPGIGDEHDVIIPIVGECDDSWLNDVAGRHVRDQHVLEAIQNAKSGPVAEGNVGGGTGMVTCDFKGGIGTSSRKLPEALGGYTLGVLVMSNFGKMHNLRVGGLPVGEVLAEKFKDVRKRGQSYGSIIAVVATDAPLLSHQISRLCKRVSLGIGRVGSYAAHGSGEIIVGFSTANIIPRRTQKMVYKLKILLDQRLDPLYEAVMEATEEAILNAMCMAEPMKGVNDNYCPALPLDEVRRFVDACRPIFAAVKKRPQQSSAPASKEKPLDADKEGEVRLAEALPTAVRGAEGIPYPTRPAPDEAKGSSPGGSSDT from the coding sequence ATGCCGCGCGTCCGTGCCCGGGAGCTGGGGCTGCCCCTGGGTCGCTTCAAGCCCGGCAAGTACAACGCCATCACCGACGTCGAGGGCGTCCTCGTCGGCCACTGCACACTCATCCGAGGTGAGGGGCCCCTCCGCCCTGGCCACGGCCCCGTCCGCACCGGCGTCACCGCCATCCTCCCCAACAACGGCAACATCTTCATGGAGCGCATGACGGGCGGTGGCTTCGTCCTCAATGGCGCTGGCGAAGTCTCGGGCATGACGCAGCTCATGGAGTGGGGCCTCGTCGAGACCCCCCTCATGCTCACCAACACCATGGCCGTGGGGGCCGTCTCCGACGGCGTCGCCCGCTACCTGGTGGACCGCTACCCCGGCATCGGCGACGAGCACGACGTCATCATCCCCATCGTCGGCGAGTGCGATGACAGCTGGCTCAACGACGTGGCCGGCCGCCACGTGCGCGATCAGCACGTCCTCGAGGCCATCCAGAACGCCAAGTCCGGCCCCGTCGCCGAGGGCAACGTCGGCGGCGGCACCGGCATGGTCACCTGCGACTTCAAGGGCGGCATCGGCACCTCCTCGCGCAAGCTCCCCGAGGCCCTCGGTGGCTACACCCTGGGGGTGCTCGTCATGTCCAACTTCGGCAAGATGCACAACCTGCGCGTGGGCGGCCTGCCCGTGGGCGAGGTGCTCGCCGAGAAGTTCAAGGACGTGCGCAAGCGCGGCCAGTCCTACGGCTCCATCATCGCCGTGGTCGCCACCGACGCCCCCCTGCTCAGCCACCAGATCAGCCGCCTCTGCAAGCGCGTCTCGCTGGGCATCGGCCGGGTGGGCAGCTACGCGGCCCATGGCTCCGGGGAGATCATCGTCGGCTTCTCCACCGCCAACATCATCCCCCGCCGCACCCAGAAGATGGTCTACAAGCTGAAGATCCTCCTGGACCAGCGCCTGGACCCCCTCTACGAGGCCGTCATGGAGGCCACCGAGGAGGCCATCCTCAACGCCATGTGCATGGCCGAGCCCATGAAGGGCGTGAACGACAACTACTGCCCGGCCCTCCCGCTGGACGAGGTCCGCCGCTTCGTGGACGCCTGCCGCCCCATCTTCGCCGCGGTGAAGAAGCGCCCCCAGCAGAGCAGCGCCCCCGCCTCCAAGGAGAAGCCCCTGGACGCCGACAAGGAGGGCGAAGTCCGTCTGGCCGAGGCCCTGCCGACCGCCGTCCGGGGCGCCGAAGGCATCCCTTACCCCACTCGGCCCGCCCCGGATGAAGCGAAGGGTTCCTCTCCCGGGGGGTCTTCTGATACGTAA